Proteins found in one Bacillota bacterium genomic segment:
- a CDS encoding DUF262 domain-containing protein — protein MTTQLYSVTQPSIDMLMAWVKSGEIAILEIQRPFVWSAVQVRNLLDSLFRGYPVGYLIAWRNPDVKLKDGTSSAGKRILIDGQQRVTALMAALLGREVVNKDYKKVRIRIAFHPGQRRFEVSNPAIEKDVSWIPDIAVVFDPHTMLLDLIGRYCQLNPGTTQDDVFRSLELLRGITSNQIGLIELAPDLDIETVTEIFIRVNSEGVPLSQADFAMSKIAVNETYGGPILRKAIDYFCHLAAKPEFFESLSGDEEFAASEFFPQMTWLRNENSDLYDPSYTDMLRVAFTSEFKRGRLEDLVALLSGRNFETRQYEGRIMEESFSRLKKGISRFMNETHFKRFLMIIRSAGFVDSSMIGSKNALNFAYILYLTLRQIGVADGDIEHYVRRWFVMSLLTGRYSSQPETTFDYDIRQIYAQGIVNYAQNLIQGELSNAFWETSLPQSMDTSVASSPYFRLFEAAQIKANDRGFLSRDITVRELVEVRSDVHHIFPRGYLKKNGLSRGEYNQIANYVVAQSEVNIAIGSKEPRVYFGQFLEQCQGGPRRYGSITSLDELHVNLQMHCIPQGIEEMTVADYPRFLAERRRLMADKIRRYFEAL, from the coding sequence CTCTTTCGGGGATATCCCGTAGGCTATCTCATCGCATGGCGTAATCCTGATGTCAAACTCAAGGATGGCACTTCATCTGCAGGAAAGCGTATACTCATCGATGGCCAGCAACGCGTGACCGCTCTTATGGCGGCGCTCTTGGGACGCGAGGTCGTGAATAAGGACTACAAAAAAGTGCGTATCCGCATTGCTTTTCATCCCGGCCAGCGCCGATTCGAGGTCTCCAACCCAGCCATTGAGAAGGATGTCTCCTGGATTCCTGATATAGCCGTAGTTTTTGATCCGCATACTATGCTGCTGGATTTGATCGGCCGTTATTGTCAGCTGAATCCCGGCACTACACAGGATGATGTCTTTCGAAGTCTAGAACTCTTGCGGGGTATCACCAGCAATCAGATCGGCCTGATAGAATTGGCTCCAGATCTGGATATCGAGACCGTCACCGAAATCTTCATCCGTGTTAACTCAGAGGGTGTGCCATTGAGTCAGGCAGATTTCGCCATGTCAAAGATTGCAGTCAACGAGACCTACGGCGGCCCGATTCTGCGCAAGGCCATTGATTATTTTTGCCATCTTGCGGCAAAACCAGAGTTCTTCGAAAGCCTGAGCGGCGACGAGGAGTTTGCCGCAAGTGAGTTCTTCCCTCAGATGACGTGGCTGCGCAATGAGAATAGCGACCTGTATGACCCCTCCTATACAGATATGTTACGGGTAGCTTTCACTTCAGAATTCAAGCGTGGCCGGCTGGAAGACCTGGTTGCTCTACTCTCAGGCAGGAATTTCGAGACCCGACAGTACGAGGGGCGCATCATGGAGGAATCCTTCTCACGCCTCAAAAAAGGCATCAGTCGTTTCATGAACGAAACTCATTTCAAGCGATTTCTGATGATCATCCGTTCGGCTGGCTTTGTGGATTCATCAATGATAGGGTCGAAGAACGCCTTGAATTTCGCGTACATCTTGTATCTGACTCTTCGCCAGATTGGGGTGGCGGACGGCGATATTGAACATTATGTACGTCGCTGGTTTGTTATGTCTCTTCTGACAGGCAGGTACTCCAGCCAACCGGAGACAACGTTCGATTATGATATTCGACAAATCTATGCCCAGGGCATTGTAAACTACGCCCAGAACTTGATTCAGGGCGAATTGTCAAATGCTTTTTGGGAGACCTCCCTGCCTCAGTCCATGGACACGTCCGTTGCGTCAAGCCCATACTTCCGGCTCTTCGAAGCGGCGCAGATTAAAGCCAACGACCGGGGATTCCTCTCGCGGGATATCACTGTGCGTGAGCTGGTTGAGGTAAGGTCAGATGTCCATCATATCTTTCCCAGGGGGTACCTCAAGAAAAATGGCTTGTCACGGGGTGAGTACAATCAGATTGCCAATTATGTGGTGGCGCAGAGCGAGGTCAACATCGCTATTGGCAGCAAAGAACCGCGCGTGTATTTCGGCCAATTCCTGGAGCAGTGCCAGGGTGGACCAAGACGCTACGGCAGCATCACGAGTCTGGACGAGCTACACGTGAATCTGCAAATGCACTGTATTCCTCAAGGGATAGAGGAAATGACCGTCGCGGATTACCCCAGATTTCTCGCGGAGAGGCGCAGGCTCATGGCAGACAAGATTCGTCGCTATTTTGAGGCGTTGTGA
- a CDS encoding type II toxin-antitoxin system death-on-curing family toxin → MDDRTFLTLAEAIEIHKDQIERYGGHPGIRDIDLLLLALAMPQASFNGEFLHRDIFEMAAAYAFHICNNHPFIDDNKRTALVCALVFLELNAVRIADPDGMLYGTMMDVASGRLDKQGLATVFRKLSDDKLWSSL, encoded by the coding sequence GTGGATGACAGAACCTTTTTGACTTTGGCCGAGGCGATCGAAATTCATAAGGACCAGATTGAACGCTATGGGGGGCACCCAGGCATTCGCGACATCGATTTATTGCTCTTAGCCCTGGCGATGCCACAGGCCTCCTTCAACGGGGAATTCCTCCATAGAGACATCTTTGAAATGGCGGCAGCTTATGCATTTCATATCTGCAATAATCATCCATTTATCGATGACAATAAACGGACCGCTCTGGTTTGCGCTCTGGTATTCCTGGAATTGAACGCCGTAAGGATAGCCGACCCGGATGGAATGCTTTATGGCACGATGATGGATGTTGCTTCAGGACGCCTGGATAAGCAAGGGCTCGCTACCGTCTTCCGCAAGCTTTCAGATGACAAATTATGGTCGTCCTTATGA
- a CDS encoding AbrB/MazE/SpoVT family DNA-binding domain-containing protein → MIKTLTTHGNSAALIIDKPILELLNITMNTPLKIVTDGKNLIISPIDDVTREERFKSALAKINAEHESTLRKLAE, encoded by the coding sequence GTGATTAAAACCTTAACTACGCATGGAAACAGCGCGGCGCTGATCATCGATAAGCCGATACTAGAGCTACTGAATATCACCATGAATACGCCCTTGAAAATCGTCACGGATGGCAAGAACCTGATTATCTCCCCTATAGACGATGTGACACGCGAGGAGCGGTTCAAGAGCGCGCTTGCCAAGATAAACGCCGAACATGAATCCACTCTAAGAAAGCTTGCAGAATAA
- a CDS encoding histidine kinase: MTRAELEEMIEAGENSYVEFKEDRILPHHLAEEIVAFANTEGGRILLGVDDHGQRVGLTRHDLEEWCLNICRTGVIPGVIPGFEIVKFPDHKDIAVLTIPKGVVAPYQSSTGHYYVRVGSQKREATREELSRLFQSSGMVTYDETPVLGTSIADIDRYAVADYFQRFHDFDPFAEPESTERILINASILIREETTKSIVATVGGLLLFGLRPEVNLPQSGLTVARIRGITLADELVDRTVINGRLPDVVDKTVERIRVGVPTPVYFAGTRRIDHQPYPAKVLREAVVNAVVHRNYSIAGSQIRVLVFDDRVEFHSPGRLPNTVTIEKMKIGVSFARNPQLLRYMQNLGYIERLGRGIPMILKEMRMAGAREPRLEVSGEEFILTLYPAPNPKTNPNAATPHTATHS, translated from the coding sequence ATGACACGCGCAGAACTGGAAGAGATGATCGAAGCCGGGGAGAATTCCTATGTTGAATTCAAGGAAGATCGCATATTGCCCCATCATCTTGCCGAAGAAATCGTCGCTTTCGCCAACACCGAAGGCGGACGAATCCTTTTGGGCGTGGATGATCATGGTCAGCGAGTGGGGCTAACGCGTCATGATCTGGAAGAGTGGTGCCTGAATATTTGTCGAACTGGAGTTATCCCCGGGGTTATTCCTGGTTTTGAGATTGTAAAATTCCCTGATCATAAGGATATAGCCGTGTTGACCATCCCTAAAGGGGTAGTAGCACCCTATCAAAGCAGCACCGGCCACTATTACGTTCGTGTAGGAAGCCAGAAAAGAGAGGCAACGCGCGAAGAACTAAGCCGGCTTTTTCAGAGCTCCGGGATGGTCACCTACGATGAAACACCCGTTCTTGGCACATCTATCGCGGATATTGACCGTTATGCCGTCGCCGACTATTTCCAACGCTTTCACGATTTCGATCCCTTTGCCGAACCTGAATCCACCGAAAGAATTCTCATCAATGCAAGCATTCTGATCCGCGAGGAAACGACCAAGAGCATCGTGGCTACAGTGGGAGGTTTGCTCCTTTTTGGCCTTCGTCCCGAAGTAAACCTGCCGCAAAGCGGGTTAACGGTGGCACGCATCCGCGGAATAACGCTAGCGGATGAACTTGTGGACCGGACGGTCATTAATGGGCGATTGCCTGACGTCGTAGATAAGACTGTAGAAAGGATCAGAGTAGGCGTACCAACCCCTGTCTATTTCGCAGGCACACGCAGAATCGATCATCAGCCCTACCCGGCCAAGGTGCTACGTGAAGCCGTTGTCAATGCCGTGGTTCACCGGAACTACAGCATCGCCGGATCTCAAATCCGGGTTCTGGTCTTCGACGACCGGGTAGAGTTTCACAGCCCCGGCCGGCTGCCCAATACCGTGACAATCGAAAAGATGAAGATCGGTGTTTCTTTTGCGCGGAATCCTCAGCTCCTGCGTTATATGCAGAATCTAGGTTATATCGAGCGGCTGGGAAGAGGAATCCCTATGATCCTCAAAGAAATGCGCATGGCAGGCGCACGCGAACCAAGATTAGAGGTCTCCGGTGAAGAATTCATCCTTACCCTCTATCCGGCGCCAAACCCAAAAACCAATCCGAATGCCGCCACTCCCCATACCGCCACTCACTCGTAA
- a CDS encoding radical SAM protein — MKRWTWGSVRGPGMFHVTIDPEGPGVLRLHLRRAGGSRRSMLAALSGRPRNLLWINGSQLLLLDESNADTVQALIEVAHERTRPGREVSEETWLDVKRETARRVHRLYPRVPVDEIEGDIDYLYGLVVELSRGACPSERGVPGRSMAGAEWQAPARMDLMVSSMGGSGCQNACAWCYASDMPEVRELDTASWKQVIDRLWDAGIPMVNFTGGEPTMRPDLVELVRYAERFVTGLITNGRALAGLVGKLKTASLDYIQVSIESADRDVHDAIVGSKGAWEETVRGIRAALDAGMYVSTNTTLTRANAKGFPNLLRFLAGAGVRYVGCNALIPAGRGARHPDALEAPELKALLTGAMVVAGELDLELSWFTPTCYKDLDPVALDLGAKSCSACHTNMAVRPDGVVVPCQSWLHDEGLGNILTTSWKRIFNHPLARKIRAHGFAPQECRKCEHFAVCGGACPLEELNRRGTGNRRGIR, encoded by the coding sequence ATGAAGAGGTGGACCTGGGGGTCCGTCAGGGGCCCCGGGATGTTCCATGTGACGATAGACCCGGAAGGGCCGGGGGTGCTTCGACTTCACCTCAGGCGCGCTGGGGGCTCGAGGCGTTCGATGCTCGCCGCCCTCAGCGGGCGGCCCAGGAACCTTCTCTGGATCAACGGCAGCCAGCTCCTGCTCCTGGACGAGAGCAACGCCGACACAGTACAAGCCCTCATCGAGGTCGCCCACGAGCGCACTCGGCCGGGGCGCGAGGTGTCGGAGGAGACCTGGCTCGACGTCAAGCGAGAGACGGCGCGGCGGGTGCACCGGCTTTACCCCCGCGTGCCCGTTGACGAGATAGAGGGCGATATCGATTACCTGTATGGACTTGTCGTGGAGCTCTCGCGGGGGGCGTGCCCCAGCGAACGGGGCGTCCCGGGGCGCAGCATGGCCGGGGCCGAGTGGCAGGCGCCTGCGCGCATGGACCTCATGGTCTCGTCTATGGGCGGCTCGGGCTGCCAGAACGCGTGTGCCTGGTGCTATGCCTCGGATATGCCAGAGGTCCGCGAGCTCGACACCGCCTCATGGAAGCAGGTGATCGACCGGCTGTGGGACGCGGGGATACCGATGGTGAATTTCACCGGCGGCGAGCCGACGATGCGGCCCGACCTCGTGGAGCTCGTGCGCTATGCTGAGAGATTTGTCACCGGTCTCATCACGAATGGCAGGGCGCTCGCAGGGCTCGTGGGCAAGCTGAAGACGGCGAGCCTGGACTACATCCAGGTGAGCATCGAGTCGGCGGATAGGGACGTTCACGATGCGATCGTGGGCTCTAAAGGGGCGTGGGAAGAGACCGTCCGCGGCATCAGGGCCGCGCTGGATGCGGGCATGTACGTCTCTACAAACACCACGTTGACGCGGGCGAATGCAAAAGGGTTCCCCAACCTGCTGCGCTTCCTCGCGGGCGCCGGCGTGAGATATGTGGGCTGCAATGCGCTGATCCCCGCCGGGCGCGGCGCGAGGCATCCCGACGCGCTCGAGGCCCCTGAGCTCAAGGCTCTCCTCACCGGGGCCATGGTGGTCGCGGGCGAGCTGGACCTCGAGTTAAGCTGGTTCACACCTACATGCTATAAAGACCTCGATCCGGTGGCACTCGATCTCGGGGCGAAATCGTGCTCGGCATGCCATACCAACATGGCGGTGAGGCCTGACGGCGTGGTTGTGCCGTGCCAGTCGTGGTTGCACGATGAGGGGCTCGGCAACATCCTCACGACGTCCTGGAAGCGCATATTCAACCACCCGCTCGCCCGCAAGATCAGGGCCCACGGCTTTGCGCCCCAGGAGTGCAGGAAATGCGAGCATTTCGCCGTCTGCGGCGGGGCCTGCCCATTGGAGGAGTTAAATCGGCGTGGGACGGGTAACAGGAGGGGGATAAGATGA